One region of Limnospira fusiformis SAG 85.79 genomic DNA includes:
- a CDS encoding helix-turn-helix domain-containing protein, with translation MGNYDSMEKSKAKTLKALGFLIRQHRMAVGISQEELGLRCDLDRTYISGLERGVRNPSLTAIVALAEGLGITVSQLLDNLEIEITRTE, from the coding sequence ATGGGTAATTATGACTCTATGGAAAAATCAAAAGCAAAAACCTTAAAAGCTTTGGGATTTCTGATTAGACAGCATAGAATGGCTGTGGGTATTTCTCAAGAAGAACTAGGGCTACGCTGTGACCTAGACCGCACGTATATATCTGGTCTAGAGCGTGGTGTCAGAAATCCTTCTCTTACGGCGATTGTGGCTCTTGCTGAGGGCTTAGGAATAACCGTATCTCAACTTCTGGACAACTTAGAAATAGAAATAACTAGGACTGAATGA
- a CDS encoding MFS transporter yields the protein MIRLSRQQAKTALVQLSDRFQATDYHSDHLAIRTKAAYAMGDFGGAIPGCMQVFFLLFFLTNIAGLDAGLAGSVLLLGKGWDAISDPMIGWLSDRTQSRWGRRYPWMIVASIPLGICFFLHWVVPPVSGWLLFGYYGLITILFYTAFTAVFLPLGALAAELTQDYDERTSLISFQSAFKIGGSLFALVLAQVLFGLFESPQLRYPLLGSLGGLMAMISVYICVFGTSKRYFQQEAKRLAITRPPSLPFLQQIRIAFSNKPFLYAIGIYLCSWLGVQVTVAILPYFIVDYMQLADRHLTQMALLVQGVSLLGMAFWNAIAQKVDKKTVYCLGIPFTMLAGVGLFMLQPGQMLTMYGLGAIAGFGIATAHLVPWSILPDVVDLDELNTGQRREGIFYSFMVMLQKLGIALSLFIVGQILSHAGLLATAGSKEAISQPESVLWAIRLMVGPIPIAFLSMGLVLAYFYPITRTVHAAIRLQLQQRHD from the coding sequence ATGATCCGCCTTTCTCGACAACAAGCCAAGACGGCACTTGTTCAACTCAGCGATCGCTTTCAAGCTACCGACTACCATAGTGATCATCTGGCTATTCGCACTAAAGCCGCCTATGCAATGGGAGATTTTGGCGGTGCTATTCCCGGCTGTATGCAAGTCTTCTTTTTGCTGTTTTTCTTGACTAATATTGCGGGACTTGATGCAGGTTTAGCAGGTAGTGTATTATTACTTGGTAAAGGATGGGATGCTATCAGTGATCCGATGATTGGTTGGTTAAGCGATCGCACCCAGTCTCGTTGGGGAAGGCGTTACCCTTGGATGATAGTAGCTTCTATTCCTTTGGGTATCTGCTTTTTCCTGCATTGGGTTGTACCTCCTGTTAGTGGCTGGCTACTATTCGGCTATTATGGCTTGATTACCATCCTATTTTATACCGCATTTACCGCCGTATTTCTTCCCCTCGGTGCTTTGGCGGCTGAACTTACCCAAGACTATGACGAACGTACCAGTTTAATCAGCTTTCAATCAGCTTTTAAAATTGGCGGAAGTCTATTTGCTTTAGTGTTAGCCCAGGTTTTATTTGGATTATTTGAATCTCCCCAATTGCGATATCCTTTATTGGGTAGTTTGGGGGGATTAATGGCGATGATATCTGTCTATATATGTGTTTTTGGAACCAGTAAACGCTACTTTCAACAAGAAGCTAAACGATTGGCAATCACCCGACCTCCATCATTACCATTTTTACAACAAATTCGCATTGCCTTTAGTAATAAACCCTTTCTTTATGCCATTGGGATTTATTTATGTTCCTGGTTGGGAGTACAGGTAACCGTTGCTATTCTACCCTATTTTATAGTAGATTATATGCAACTAGCCGATCGCCACTTAACCCAAATGGCATTATTAGTGCAAGGGGTATCCTTACTGGGTATGGCTTTCTGGAATGCGATCGCCCAAAAAGTAGACAAAAAAACCGTCTATTGTTTAGGCATTCCCTTCACCATGTTAGCCGGAGTCGGACTATTCATGCTGCAACCCGGACAAATGCTGACCATGTATGGTTTAGGTGCGATCGCTGGATTTGGAATAGCTACCGCCCACCTAGTCCCCTGGTCAATTTTACCCGATGTTGTCGATCTCGATGAACTCAACACCGGACAGCGACGGGAAGGCATTTTTTACAGTTTTATGGTAATGTTACAAAAACTAGGAATTGCCCTATCCCTATTTATTGTCGGACAAATTCTCAGCCATGCTGGACTGTTAGCCACAGCCGGTTCCAAAGAAGCAATCAGCCAACCCGAATCCGTATTATGGGCAATTCGCCTGATGGTAGGCCCCATTCCCATTGCCTTTTTATCCATGGGGTTAGTATTAGCCTATTTTTACCCAATTACTCGCACCGTCCACGCAGCCATTCGTCTACAATTGCAACAACGCCACGACTAA
- a CDS encoding RNA-guided endonuclease InsQ/TnpB family protein: MTKHAGYARFVFNWGLHLWMSAYEEGLKPNVNSIKKVFTNYVKPQYPWMSELSSKVDQYAFINLGDAFKRFFKGISSYPKFKKKGHHDSFTLDNSGKPFKLSGTRHKLPFVGWVSTFEALPESWVKKVTITRQAGDWYMSFFVEITPEITPKYRERIGVDLGINNWATCSDGTQFSNPKAYKAATKKIARLQRHLSRKVKGSKNWVKCLLKVQKLHQRVANIRRDTIHKITTFLAKNHSQVVIEDLNVSGMLKNHCLAGSIADASFYEFRRQLGYKAERYGSKLIIADRFYPSSQLCSNCGYRQKMPLVRRTFECPNCGLAIDRDLNASINLECETFRSEIRLQCLK; encoded by the coding sequence ATGACCAAACACGCGGGGTATGCTCGATTTGTGTTCAATTGGGGATTACACTTATGGATGTCAGCTTATGAAGAGGGACTCAAGCCTAACGTCAACTCCATCAAAAAGGTTTTTACTAATTATGTGAAACCTCAATATCCTTGGATGTCCGAATTGTCTTCTAAAGTTGATCAATATGCCTTCATTAATCTAGGGGATGCCTTTAAGCGCTTCTTCAAGGGAATAAGCAGTTATCCTAAATTTAAGAAGAAAGGCCACCATGATAGTTTTACCCTTGACAATTCCGGAAAGCCATTCAAGTTGTCAGGAACTCGCCATAAGCTGCCTTTTGTGGGCTGGGTTTCTACATTTGAGGCTCTACCCGAAAGTTGGGTTAAGAAAGTCACTATAACGCGCCAAGCAGGTGACTGGTATATGAGCTTTTTCGTAGAAATCACGCCAGAAATTACACCGAAATATCGAGAGAGAATCGGGGTAGACCTAGGAATTAACAATTGGGCGACTTGCTCCGATGGGACCCAATTCTCTAATCCCAAGGCTTATAAAGCAGCGACCAAAAAAATAGCCAGATTACAACGCCATTTAAGTCGCAAAGTCAAAGGCTCGAAAAATTGGGTCAAATGTCTCTTAAAAGTTCAAAAGCTACATCAAAGAGTCGCTAATATTCGCCGTGACACGATTCATAAAATAACTACTTTTTTGGCTAAAAACCACAGCCAAGTAGTCATTGAAGATTTGAATGTGTCAGGTATGCTGAAAAATCATTGTTTGGCGGGTTCTATCGCTGATGCTTCATTTTATGAGTTCCGTCGTCAACTAGGTTACAAGGCAGAACGTTATGGTTCAAAGTTGATTATTGCCGATAGATTTTATCCATCCAGTCAACTGTGTTCTAATTGCGGTTATCGTCAAAAAATGCCCCTAGTCCGTCGGACTTTTGAATGTCCAAACTGCGGTCTGGCGATAGATCGTGACTTGAATGCCAGTATAAACCTAGAGTGCGAGACGTTTAGGAGTGAAATAAGGCTGCAATGCCTGAAATAA
- a CDS encoding IS630 family transposase produces MPAPYSYDLRQKVIDAIELDGMPKTEASQVFHVSRNTINLWLQRKAQTGDFLPKPHHRPGNNHKITDWQKFKAFAQEHGHKTSAQMAELWDDDISPRTISRALKKIGFTRKKTYGYQERWKQQREEFMAQIEQMEPEEVVYLDEAAMNSQDSDYPYGYCEEGKRFHALKSGKRQGRVSMIAAWCHQQLLAPFSFEGCCNRTVFELWLEFILIPTLKPGQTLVLDNATFHKGGRIAELVEAAQCRLLYLPPYSPDLNKIEKCWSWLKARIRHCIEQFDSLHDAMDSVLKAAS; encoded by the coding sequence ATGCCAGCCCCCTATAGTTACGACCTCAGACAAAAAGTTATTGATGCCATTGAACTAGACGGTATGCCCAAAACAGAAGCCAGTCAAGTTTTCCATGTCAGCAGGAACACCATTAATCTCTGGCTGCAAAGAAAAGCACAGACCGGAGACTTCCTCCCTAAACCTCATCACCGACCTGGCAATAACCACAAAATTACCGACTGGCAGAAATTCAAGGCTTTTGCCCAAGAGCATGGCCACAAAACCTCCGCTCAAATGGCTGAACTTTGGGATGACGACATCTCTCCTCGCACCATATCCAGAGCCTTGAAGAAAATTGGCTTCACCAGAAAAAAAACTTACGGCTACCAAGAACGTTGGAAGCAACAGCGAGAGGAGTTTATGGCTCAGATTGAACAGATGGAGCCGGAAGAAGTGGTCTACCTCGATGAAGCCGCCATGAATAGTCAGGACTCGGATTACCCTTATGGTTACTGCGAGGAAGGAAAACGCTTCCATGCACTCAAATCAGGGAAGAGGCAGGGCAGGGTAAGTATGATAGCCGCATGGTGTCATCAACAACTCTTAGCTCCCTTTAGCTTTGAGGGTTGTTGTAATCGGACAGTGTTTGAGTTGTGGTTGGAGTTCATCTTAATTCCAACATTGAAGCCAGGTCAGACTCTAGTATTGGACAATGCAACGTTTCATAAAGGGGGGCGGATTGCTGAACTGGTGGAGGCAGCTCAATGCCGTTTACTCTATCTACCACCTTATTCGCCAGACCTCAACAAGATAGAGAAATGTTGGTCGTGGCTGAAAGCCCGTATTCGCCACTGCATTGAGCAGTTTGATTCTCTCCATGATGCCATGGATTCCGTTCTCAAAGCTGCGTCCTAA
- a CDS encoding DUF4114 domain-containing protein, whose translation MKSTILAAFTAVTTTLAVAGSAAAFTIQRADEHFQGLINSGVFNDYIHTEYQALDPSFVSSRQLDLSKLTLDFNHEVKVHFLSEGAWYRNQLGVSATGATTISDTILFDDIVCLTSSCSTHIGYRNSGNDPTANALQAGDFVSLGTVNGGTTLDFFLNSDGYGRSNPTRLYVDSSRNRNGFQQVMAYEQSGYLVLAFEDIVGGGDRDYNDVVFALDIGKKNMNAIRGVQVPEPTMVLGLLAVGAAFSLVSRKGEQKS comes from the coding sequence ATGAAATCCACAATCCTTGCAGCATTTACAGCCGTCACAACTACCCTAGCCGTTGCTGGTTCCGCTGCTGCATTCACTATTCAACGAGCCGATGAACACTTTCAAGGGCTGATTAACTCCGGTGTTTTTAATGACTATATCCACACCGAATATCAAGCCCTAGACCCCTCATTTGTTTCTAGTCGTCAGCTAGATTTGAGTAAACTAACATTAGATTTCAACCATGAAGTGAAAGTGCATTTCCTCAGTGAGGGTGCATGGTATCGCAACCAGTTAGGTGTTTCTGCTACAGGCGCTACCACCATATCAGACACTATTCTATTTGATGATATTGTCTGCCTAACTAGCAGTTGCTCAACTCATATCGGTTATCGAAATTCTGGCAACGACCCAACCGCTAATGCTTTACAAGCAGGTGATTTTGTCAGCTTGGGTACAGTTAACGGAGGAACTACCCTAGACTTTTTCCTAAATTCCGATGGTTATGGACGCAGCAACCCCACTCGTTTATATGTTGACTCCAGCCGGAACAGAAATGGATTCCAACAAGTGATGGCCTATGAACAATCTGGCTATCTGGTGTTAGCTTTTGAAGATATCGTCGGTGGTGGTGACAGAGACTATAATGACGTTGTGTTTGCCCTTGATATCGGCAAGAAAAATATGAATGCCATCAGAGGTGTGCAAGTTCCTGAACCTACTATGGTGTTAGGACTCCTAGCAGTTGGCGCGGCTTTCTCCCTTGTCAGTCGCAAAGGTGAACAAAAGTCTTAG
- a CDS encoding DNA cytosine methyltransferase has translation MDLQLSLFPDDPKDNSTRKQKKAKLGRYQRIQRELATTKRDPYQVQVDINPVSQPLQTYNFIDLFSGAGGITQGFWQAGFNPVASVEINPIASATHQRNFPNCHHFCGDVNDFNPHQWLSKIGSPSVHLVVGGPPCQGFSVAGKRDPNDPRNHLFQQFIRIVAEVRPWYVVMENVPGILTLKKGKIKQAIFSAFQAIGYTNISVAILESATYGVPQIRPRAIFIANRFGMENPYPNPQLVPEEYQTIESAISDLPAYQPIPSINHEWTRHSPEYMERISKVPPGGSLYQTYVDAFKRQYPGKPSMTIKENHGGTHIHPHLNRVISAREMARLQTFPDSFIFEGTMKKAMWQIGNAVPPRLAECIGYGLIPYLNRIVTEAENEAENIVVSEKQLTYVQLMLH, from the coding sequence ATGGACCTACAATTATCCTTGTTTCCAGATGATCCAAAAGATAACAGCACCAGGAAACAGAAAAAAGCTAAATTAGGGCGTTATCAAAGAATTCAGCGTGAATTAGCCACAACCAAACGCGATCCTTATCAAGTTCAAGTTGATATTAATCCCGTATCCCAACCACTGCAAACCTATAACTTTATCGATCTATTTTCTGGTGCAGGGGGAATCACGCAGGGTTTTTGGCAAGCTGGTTTTAATCCAGTAGCTAGTGTAGAAATTAACCCAATTGCCTCCGCCACTCATCAGAGAAACTTTCCCAATTGTCATCATTTTTGTGGGGATGTTAATGATTTTAATCCTCACCAGTGGCTATCTAAAATTGGTTCTCCTTCAGTTCATCTGGTCGTAGGCGGGCCACCGTGTCAAGGTTTTTCTGTCGCTGGGAAGCGCGATCCCAATGACCCTCGCAATCATTTATTCCAACAATTTATTCGCATTGTTGCTGAAGTGCGTCCTTGGTATGTCGTTATGGAAAATGTGCCGGGAATTTTAACCCTCAAAAAAGGCAAAATTAAACAAGCTATTTTTTCTGCTTTTCAAGCCATTGGTTACACAAATATTTCCGTGGCAATTCTTGAATCTGCCACCTATGGTGTTCCCCAAATCAGACCGAGAGCTATTTTTATAGCTAATCGTTTCGGAATGGAAAATCCTTATCCAAATCCTCAATTAGTTCCAGAGGAGTATCAGACAATTGAATCAGCAATTTCCGATCTACCAGCTTACCAACCCATTCCCAGTATTAATCATGAATGGACTCGTCATTCTCCCGAATATATGGAGCGGATATCAAAAGTACCTCCAGGAGGTTCTTTGTATCAAACCTATGTTGATGCTTTTAAGCGACAGTATCCCGGAAAACCTAGTATGACCATCAAAGAGAATCACGGGGGGACTCATATTCATCCCCATCTAAATCGGGTGATTTCAGCGCGAGAAATGGCTAGATTACAGACCTTTCCTGATTCTTTTATCTTTGAAGGAACCATGAAAAAAGCCATGTGGCAAATTGGAAATGCTGTTCCTCCACGTCTAGCAGAGTGTATTGGCTATGGACTCATTCCTTACTTAAATAGGATTGTCACAGAGGCTGAAAATGAGGCTGAAAATATAGTTGTCTCCGAAAAACAGCTTACTTATGTTCAGCTAATGTTGCATTAA
- the carB gene encoding carbamoyl-phosphate synthase large subunit, translated as MPRRDDLKKILLLGSGPIVIGQACEFDYSGTQACKALREEGYDVVLVNSNPATIMTDPETARRTYIEPLTPEIVEKVIEAERPDALLPTMGGQTALNIAVALSKNGVLDKYGVELIGAKLDAIEKAEDRLLFKQAMEKIGVGCCPSGIANNLNEARAIAEQIGSYPLIIRPAFTMGGTGGGIAYNQEEYEELAIAGLDASPMSQILVEQSLIGWKEYELEVMRDLADNVVIICSIENLDPMGVHTGDSITVAPAQTLTDKEYQRLRDAAIKIIREIGVETGGSNIQFSVNPVNGDVIVIEMNPRVSRSSALASKATGFPIAKFAAKLSVGYTLDEISNDITKKTPASFEPTIDYVVTKIPRFTFEKFPGAEPVLTTQMKSVGEAMAIGGTFCESFQKAMRSLETGLAGWGLNTNEKVPSLDTIRSGLRTPNPDRMLTLRYAMLLGMSVEEIYELTGIDPWFLDKLQQLLETEKFLKRTPFNQINHEDMLAIKRQGFSDRQIAFASQTTEDEVRKYRKGLGVKPAYKMVDTCAAEFESTTPYYYSTYWEEDEMIPSDRPKVMILGGGPNRIGQGIEFDYCCCHASYSLRDDGYITIMVNSNPETVSTDYDTSDRLYFEPLTKEDVFNIIEAEEPLGIVIQFGGQTPLKLAVPLEKALSESTLKTKIWGTSPDSIDTAEDRERFEKILRELNIQQAANGMARSYEEALAVAGRIGYPVVVRPSYVLGGRAMEIVYSDEELERYMTFAVLVEPDHPILVDKFLENAVEVDVDAIADHTGNVVIGGIMEHIEQAGIHSGDSACSIPTQTLSETVLATIRRQTIQLAKALNVVGLMNIQFAVQGEQVYILEANPRASRTVPFVSKAIGIPLAKMASRVMSGKTLAELGYTQEKIPDYVSVKEAVLPFAKFPGTDVLLGPEMRSTGEVMGIDTEFGRAFAKAELAAGQVIPMSGTVFVSVNDRDKEAIVPVVQDFLDLGFKVTATINTRKVLWEHGVKVDLELKLHEGRPNVLDAIKNHAVQLAIITPSGSEARADGIMIRRSALAYKVPIITTIAGAKATISALRSLQQRPLDVKALQDYYI; from the coding sequence ATGCCGCGACGCGACGACCTAAAAAAAATTCTGCTGCTGGGTTCGGGTCCAATTGTCATCGGACAAGCCTGTGAGTTTGACTATTCAGGGACTCAAGCCTGTAAAGCCCTACGAGAAGAAGGATATGATGTAGTTCTGGTCAACTCTAACCCAGCCACAATCATGACCGACCCGGAAACAGCCCGGCGGACATACATTGAACCCTTAACCCCAGAAATTGTGGAAAAAGTCATCGAGGCGGAACGTCCCGACGCTTTATTACCAACCATGGGGGGTCAGACCGCCTTAAATATTGCGGTGGCTTTGTCGAAAAATGGGGTTTTAGACAAATATGGTGTTGAACTGATTGGCGCTAAATTAGATGCGATTGAAAAAGCCGAAGATCGTCTCCTGTTCAAACAGGCGATGGAGAAAATTGGGGTCGGCTGCTGTCCATCAGGTATTGCGAATAACCTCAATGAAGCCAGGGCTATTGCGGAGCAAATTGGTAGTTATCCGCTGATTATTCGTCCCGCCTTCACTATGGGGGGTACAGGGGGCGGTATTGCTTATAATCAGGAAGAATACGAGGAATTGGCGATCGCTGGGTTGGATGCTTCCCCCATGTCCCAGATTTTGGTGGAACAGTCTTTAATTGGCTGGAAAGAATACGAGTTAGAGGTAATGCGGGATTTGGCGGATAATGTGGTGATTATCTGTTCCATTGAAAACCTCGACCCTATGGGGGTTCATACTGGCGATTCCATTACCGTCGCTCCGGCGCAAACCCTCACCGATAAGGAATATCAACGATTGCGGGATGCGGCGATTAAAATTATCCGGGAAATTGGGGTAGAAACGGGAGGTTCTAATATCCAGTTTTCCGTGAACCCGGTTAATGGAGATGTGATTGTCATTGAAATGAACCCCCGCGTCAGTCGGTCTTCGGCTTTGGCTTCCAAGGCGACTGGGTTCCCTATTGCGAAGTTTGCAGCCAAATTGTCTGTGGGTTATACCCTCGATGAAATTAGCAATGATATCACCAAAAAAACTCCGGCTTCTTTTGAACCAACTATTGATTATGTGGTCACCAAGATTCCCCGGTTTACTTTTGAGAAGTTCCCAGGTGCTGAACCAGTATTGACTACCCAAATGAAATCGGTGGGTGAGGCGATGGCTATTGGTGGCACTTTCTGCGAGTCCTTCCAAAAGGCTATGCGATCGCTCGAAACAGGTTTGGCGGGTTGGGGACTTAATACTAATGAAAAAGTCCCCAGTTTGGATACTATCCGTTCTGGTTTAAGGACTCCTAACCCCGACCGAATGCTAACGCTCCGCTATGCCATGTTATTGGGAATGTCGGTAGAGGAGATTTATGAGTTAACCGGGATTGACCCTTGGTTTTTGGATAAGTTGCAGCAATTGTTGGAGACGGAGAAATTTTTAAAACGCACTCCCTTCAACCAAATTAATCATGAGGATATGCTGGCGATTAAGCGACAAGGTTTTAGCGATCGCCAAATTGCTTTTGCGAGTCAAACCACGGAAGATGAAGTCCGTAAATATCGTAAGGGTTTAGGGGTCAAACCTGCCTATAAAATGGTGGATACCTGCGCCGCCGAATTTGAGTCTACCACCCCTTACTATTACTCTACCTATTGGGAAGAGGACGAAATGATCCCCTCCGACCGCCCCAAAGTCATGATTCTCGGCGGCGGACCTAACCGCATTGGTCAGGGGATTGAGTTTGACTATTGTTGCTGTCACGCCTCCTATTCTTTGCGCGATGATGGCTATATCACCATTATGGTTAACTCCAACCCGGAGACGGTTTCCACCGACTACGACACCAGCGATCGCCTCTATTTTGAACCCTTGACCAAGGAGGATGTTTTTAATATCATCGAGGCGGAAGAACCACTAGGTATTGTCATTCAGTTTGGCGGTCAGACTCCCTTAAAACTAGCCGTCCCCCTGGAAAAAGCCCTGTCAGAATCCACCCTAAAAACTAAAATTTGGGGGACTAGCCCTGACTCTATTGATACCGCTGAGGACCGGGAACGCTTCGAGAAAATTCTCCGGGAGTTGAATATTCAACAGGCGGCGAATGGAATGGCTCGCAGCTATGAAGAGGCTCTCGCGGTGGCGGGTCGTATCGGTTATCCGGTCGTCGTGCGTCCTTCCTATGTGTTGGGGGGTCGCGCCATGGAAATCGTCTATTCTGATGAGGAATTGGAACGATATATGACCTTTGCGGTGCTGGTGGAACCGGATCACCCGATTTTGGTTGATAAGTTCCTGGAAAATGCCGTTGAGGTCGATGTTGATGCGATCGCTGACCATACCGGAAATGTCGTCATCGGTGGGATTATGGAACATATCGAACAGGCGGGGATTCACTCCGGGGACTCCGCTTGTTCCATTCCTACCCAAACTCTATCAGAAACCGTCCTCGCTACCATACGCCGCCAGACTATTCAATTAGCCAAGGCTTTGAATGTGGTGGGTCTGATGAACATTCAGTTTGCGGTACAAGGTGAACAGGTTTATATTCTGGAGGCTAACCCCCGCGCTTCCCGGACTGTTCCCTTTGTGTCTAAGGCGATCGGTATTCCTTTGGCGAAAATGGCTTCCCGCGTCATGTCTGGCAAGACTTTGGCAGAGTTGGGATATACTCAGGAGAAAATTCCCGATTATGTCTCGGTGAAAGAGGCGGTTTTACCTTTTGCTAAGTTCCCAGGTACGGATGTCCTCCTCGGTCCCGAAATGCGATCGACCGGAGAAGTTATGGGAATTGATACCGAATTCGGACGCGCCTTTGCTAAAGCCGAATTGGCGGCGGGTCAGGTGATACCCATGTCGGGGACGGTGTTTGTCTCTGTCAATGACCGCGATAAAGAAGCGATCGTTCCTGTGGTTCAAGATTTCCTGGATCTCGGCTTTAAGGTGACTGCTACCATCAACACTCGCAAGGTGTTATGGGAACATGGGGTTAAGGTTGACCTAGAGTTGAAACTCCATGAGGGTCGCCCTAATGTATTGGATGCTATTAAAAATCACGCGGTACAATTGGCGATTATCACGCCTTCGGGGTCGGAAGCACGCGCTGATGGGATTATGATTCGGCGATCGGCTTTGGCTTACAAGGTCCCGATTATTACCACTATCGCTGGCGCTAAAGCCACCATATCCGCTTTGCGATCGCTCCAGCAACGCCCCCTAGATGTTAAAGCCCTTCAAGACTATTACATTTAA
- a CDS encoding ROK family protein has product MKPKSAQVIGIDLGGTAIKLGLFEADGSCNQSLTVATPQPATPEAVLAAILNAISQITAPVESWAAIGVGLPGPVDGTGRISQVAINLENWRDVPLADWLEEKTQKPVIMANDANCAGLGEAWLGAGRNFDNLIMLTLGTGVGGAIILNRQLFVGHRGAAGELGLITLNPDGPPCNSGNQGSLEQYVSVQAIRRETGDHPSDLAKKAIAGDSQALAYWEEYGRRLGAGLASLIYVLTPEAVILGGGISAAANLFLPTLWEEIQRRVLPTSREGLQILTAELGNQAGTIGAARLAFQIINN; this is encoded by the coding sequence ATGAAACCAAAATCCGCTCAGGTCATTGGTATTGATTTAGGGGGGACGGCGATTAAACTGGGACTGTTTGAGGCGGACGGTTCCTGTAACCAATCCCTGACGGTGGCAACTCCACAACCCGCTACCCCGGAAGCTGTGTTGGCAGCAATACTAAACGCTATATCACAAATAACAGCCCCTGTCGAGTCTTGGGCGGCGATCGGGGTGGGTTTACCGGGACCAGTAGATGGGACGGGGCGTATCTCCCAGGTAGCCATTAACCTAGAGAATTGGCGGGATGTTCCCTTAGCAGACTGGCTGGAAGAAAAAACCCAAAAGCCAGTAATCATGGCTAATGATGCTAATTGTGCGGGGTTGGGGGAAGCCTGGTTAGGGGCGGGACGAAATTTTGATAATCTGATTATGTTAACTCTGGGGACAGGAGTTGGCGGGGCGATTATCCTCAATCGTCAGTTATTTGTGGGTCATCGCGGCGCGGCGGGGGAGTTGGGATTAATTACTTTGAACCCCGATGGACCCCCTTGTAATAGCGGAAATCAGGGTTCTCTGGAACAATATGTCTCTGTACAAGCTATCCGCCGAGAAACGGGTGATCACCCTTCTGACCTAGCCAAAAAGGCGATCGCAGGTGATTCCCAAGCCTTAGCCTATTGGGAAGAATATGGGCGACGGTTAGGGGCGGGTTTAGCTAGTTTAATTTATGTTTTGACTCCAGAAGCGGTCATTTTAGGCGGTGGTATTAGTGCGGCAGCGAATCTATTTTTACCAACCCTCTGGGAGGAAATTCAACGCCGAGTTTTACCCACTTCTCGGGAAGGGCTACAAATTTTGACCGCCGAATTAGGAAATCAGGCGGGTACTATAGGGGCGGCGCGACTTGCTTTTCAGATAATTAATAATTAA
- a CDS encoding IS630 family transposase, whose translation MPAPYSYDLRQKVIDAIELDGMPKTEASPVFHVSRNTINLWLQRKAQTGDFLPKPNHPPGNNHKITDWQKFKAFAQEHGHKTSAQMAELWDDDISPRTISRALKKIGFTRKKTYGYQERWKQQREEFMAQIEQMEPQEVVYLDEAAMNSQDSDYPYGYCEEGKRFHALKSGKRQDRVSYIAAWCHQQLLAPFSFEGCCNRTVFELWLEFILIPTLKPGQTLVLDNATFHKGGRIAELVEAAQCHLLYLPPYSPDLNKIEKCWSWLKARIRHCIEQFDSLHDAMDSVLKAAS comes from the coding sequence ATGCCAGCCCCCTATAGTTACGACCTCAGACAAAAAGTTATTGATGCAATTGAACTAGACGGTATGCCCAAAACAGAAGCCAGTCCAGTTTTCCATGTCAGCCGGAACACCATTAATCTCTGGCTGCAAAGAAAAGCACAGACCGGAGACTTCCTCCCTAAACCTAATCACCCACCTGGCAATAACCACAAAATTACCGACTGGCAGAAATTCAAGGCTTTTGCCCAAGAGCATGGCCACAAAACCTCCGCTCAAATGGCTGAACTTTGGGATGACGACATCTCTCCTCGCACCATATCCAGAGCCTTGAAGAAAATTGGCTTCACCAGAAAAAAAACTTACGGCTACCAAGAACGTTGGAAGCAACAGCGAGAGGAGTTTATGGCTCAGATTGAACAGATGGAGCCACAAGAAGTGGTCTACCTCGATGAAGCCGCCATGAATAGTCAGGACTCGGATTACCCTTATGGTTACTGCGAGGAAGGAAAACGCTTCCATGCCCTCAAATCAGGGAAGAGGCAGGACAGGGTGAGCTATATAGCCGCATGGTGTCATCAACAACTCTTAGCCCCCTTTAGCTTTGAGGGTTGTTGTAATCGGACAGTGTTTGAGTTGTGGTTGGAGTTCATCTTAATTCCAACATTGAAGCCAGGTCAGACTCTAGTATTGGACAATGCAACGTTTCATAAAGGGGGGCGGATTGCTGAACTGGTGGAGGCAGCTCAATGCCATTTACTCTATCTACCACCTTATTCGCCAGACCTCAACAAGATAGAGAAATGTTGGTCGTGGCTGAAAGCCCGTATTCGCCACTGCATTGAGCAGTTTGATTCTCTCCATGATGCCATGGATTCCGTTCTCAAAGCTGCGTCCTAA